In Mycobacterium sp. 050128, one genomic interval encodes:
- a CDS encoding DUF6779 domain-containing protein → MTVLSRGARVRRGGRRPGWVLLTTLLVLAIGASSALVFTNRVELLKLAVILALWAAVAGAFVSVLYRRQSDADQSRVRDLKLVYDLQLDREISARREYELTVESQLRRELASEIRAQAADDLAALRAEVSALRTSLEILFDTDLEQRPALETLETDTPPARAYSDWDRNGEGAGVDWVTSDRVTSVREGASVSSDEPRTDESAIIDVPEEPLLPPRSRERARFRYEGQQETYYPPPQQVQYPEAPPYVPPQEVSFAPPPMPAAAEPEQQRYESQHWQPVPPPEPPPGLVPDWQPVNADGLWLPPGAPGRNWADVPDAPAAASSGRRRRRHADSGGQVDGPPSSNEPPPPAGESGRRARSRHSAEYRDYSVRNFIPTNEPAAPPPPAAATAPPPPPHTGHVPDDGAPPPPRLAPPPHLEPAPRHLGADEASDSGGDGSQSGGQSVADLLARLQVQPSGGGRRRRREG, encoded by the coding sequence ATGACCGTTCTGTCCCGCGGCGCCCGCGTACGGCGCGGCGGCCGCAGGCCGGGGTGGGTGCTCTTGACGACGTTGCTGGTCCTCGCAATAGGGGCCAGTTCCGCACTGGTTTTCACCAATCGCGTGGAACTGCTCAAGCTCGCTGTGATCCTGGCGCTGTGGGCCGCAGTCGCCGGTGCCTTCGTGTCGGTGCTGTACCGCCGGCAAAGCGACGCCGATCAATCGCGGGTGCGTGACTTGAAGCTGGTCTACGACCTGCAACTGGATCGGGAGATCTCGGCCCGCCGGGAGTACGAGTTGACCGTCGAGTCCCAGCTGCGTCGCGAGCTGGCCTCCGAGATACGCGCCCAAGCCGCCGACGATCTGGCCGCGCTGCGGGCGGAAGTCTCCGCGCTGCGGACCAGCCTGGAAATCCTGTTCGACACCGATCTCGAGCAGCGACCCGCGCTGGAGACCCTGGAGACCGATACGCCTCCCGCGCGCGCCTACAGCGACTGGGACCGCAATGGCGAAGGCGCGGGCGTCGATTGGGTGACCAGCGATCGCGTCACCTCGGTCCGTGAGGGAGCCTCGGTCAGCTCGGACGAACCCCGCACCGACGAATCCGCGATCATCGACGTGCCCGAAGAACCGCTGCTCCCGCCCCGCTCGCGGGAGCGCGCCCGGTTCCGATACGAGGGCCAGCAAGAGACGTACTACCCGCCCCCGCAGCAGGTCCAATATCCCGAGGCGCCGCCGTATGTGCCGCCGCAGGAGGTCTCGTTTGCGCCTCCGCCGATGCCCGCCGCAGCGGAGCCCGAGCAGCAGCGATACGAGTCCCAGCATTGGCAGCCGGTACCGCCCCCGGAGCCGCCGCCCGGGTTGGTGCCGGACTGGCAACCGGTCAACGCCGACGGGCTCTGGCTGCCCCCGGGCGCTCCGGGCAGAAACTGGGCCGATGTGCCCGACGCACCCGCTGCCGCGTCGTCGGGCCGCCGCCGGCGCCGGCACGCCGACTCCGGGGGGCAGGTCGACGGCCCGCCGTCATCGAACGAACCGCCGCCGCCGGCGGGCGAATCCGGTCGTAGGGCGCGCTCGCGCCACTCCGCGGAGTACCGCGACTACAGCGTCCGGAACTTCATCCCGACAAACGAGCCCGCCGCGCCGCCGCCCCCTGCCGCCGCGACCGCACCGCCCCCGCCGCCGCACACCGGCCACGTCCCGGACGACGGGGCGCCACCACCGCCGCGACTGGCTCCCCCGCCACACCTGGAGCCGGCCCCCCGCCACCTGGGCGCGGACGAGGCGTCGGACAGCGGCGGCGACGGCTCGCAATCCGGCGGTCAGTCGGTTGCCGACCTGCTGGCGCGGCTGCAGGTGCAGCCATCCGGCGGTGGCCGGCGTCGCCGCCGGGAAGGCTGA